CGGTTCGGAAACGCCCTGACCCTCTCTTCGGCCGACACCGGACCCGAGCCGCCGGTGCGGCTGCGGCAGATCATGGCCCGGCTGCCCCGGGAGGTGGTGGAGCGGTTCACCGGGTGTGGGTCGCCGATCCCCGAGGCCATCGAGGGGCGCAGGGTGTTGGACCTGGGGTGTGGCACCGGCCGGGACGTGTTCCTGTGCGCGGCCCTGGCCGGCCCCACGGGCTTCGTGATGGGCCTGGACCGGGATCCGGACAACCTGGAGGTGGGGCGGCGCAACGTGGAGGCGGCCATGCGGGCCTTCGGCCACCCGGAGCCGAACGTGGCCTTCCGCCAGGGCAACATCGAGAACTTGGAGGCGGCCGGGGTGGAGGACGAGGGGTTCGACGTGGTGATCTCGAACCGGGCCCTCAACCTGGTGCGGCCGACCCTGCAGGTGCTCCGGGAGGTGTACCGGGTGCTCAAGCCCGGCGGGGAGTTCTACTTCGCCGACGTATACACCGACCGGCGGCTGCCCGAGGAGGTGGCCTCTGACCCGGAGGTGGTGCACGAGCAC
This is a stretch of genomic DNA from Deferrisoma camini S3R1. It encodes these proteins:
- a CDS encoding methyltransferase domain-containing protein yields the protein MCASEASPWLPRERFGNALTLSSADTGPEPPVRLRQIMARLPREVVERFTGCGSPIPEAIEGRRVLDLGCGTGRDVFLCAALAGPTGFVMGLDRDPDNLEVGRRNVEAAMRAFGHPEPNVAFRQGNIENLEAAGVEDEGFDVVISNRALNLVRPTLQVLREVYRVLKPGGEFYFADVYTDRRLPEEVASDPEVVHEHLGGAAYVGDFVRTARRAGFVDPRIVGRHPLRLADPHLESRLGGVGFWAVTFRLFKVLDLEDGEEDYGQAARYQGTIPGCAHHFALDAENRFEAGRVVPVGGNTARILLQSRFAPHFDLMGDFSRHYGPFGARR